tacagTTTAGTTATTCAAATTATTCCTAAAATATCATTTTacgattatatatatatatatattaaataaaatataacttttgttttcctttttcttttctggctTTTGGGAGTAGTCAAGAGTTATGTTGTAAGCATCAGCAGTGGTGACATTTAACAACCCACAGTTTCTGTCAGTGTGAACGCTGACAGCgacaacatttgaaaaaaacagaaacccaAAACCACATTCAGCAGTTACAACAGCTAACAGCAGCAATGGActgtagtaaataaataaaactgattcccACATTCTTCCTTTCAACATTGGATGtattgtgggttttttggaAACGATGTTGTACTCCATTAAATATAGATTCACTTTGTCAGAGCTCAACTGTTATTAAATAATCTGTAGTGGAGACAAGCTTGCAGACGGTGCTTCAGCCCACCAAAGGAAGTTAGAAAGTCTGACGTCAGagatgtcagaggagaaaaCGAATAGGAAGTACACCATGTTTTGGCTAGCAGAAGGCAGATCAGCAAACCAGAGCAGGTACGAGGTTTTGGACTCCCAATTACTTTctcttcatcatcatttttaattttaaagatttAATCTGTCAGAATGTTTTTAATCAGTTAGATTATTCGAGGAAAGGTTGGATTTATAAAGTTGTGAACAGGAAATGTTTGCATATGAAATGCAGTTGCTTGAGCtaaatctttttgttttgtttttttacaataaTTGTAATGATTTAGAGATATGTTAACATTTTCTGAATTTTTCATTGACTAATTTTATCTCTATCACTTTGTAACTACCCACACAGTCCATCATGTCTCGTTGTGATGTAGAGTATACAAAAGAGGTCAAGCCTACAGTTCTGAGACATTTCAGATGTTCTGTCCTtaatacaaaaattaaaatgtatcaAAATTCGAAGAATAGATACTGTAACATGAACTTTATTCTCCACATCTTTGGAACATGTAATATAGGACAATGTTTGGTCTCTTCTTGTCTTTCAGATAGAACATAACTGAGCCGACCTTCATGGCGATGGCAAATAACAAATTCCTCACCGTTGTCCTATTTGGTCTTTTTTTCAGTAAGGATGATTTAAtaatctttctcttttctttgtgtacaCACACTCAAAATGAAGGTGGTCTTACACAGGAAAGTAAAACCACGAGCTGCTGTGCACAACGGAAACTTAACCGACTTGTTACAGGAGCTTAAACTAAGTTTCAACTAACATATCCCTCTTTGttccctttctttctctaaGGCCTTGCACCAGCACTTGCTGGTAAGTATCAAAAAAGATGATGTGTCAACttcctaaatgcattttttaaaaattcattttaatgcttagacaaagaataaaaataaaagtaaatgcaGAACTAGGTAACCAGGCGTGATGACTCAGTTTTTCCCTACAtctcttgggttttttttctttcttcccacCCCATTTCTGTCTAACTGTCTGTTTCtcacttttttgtatttaccaGACAGCACAGTGTCATGCTATAGGATTGAGCCAGGAACAATAGCAGGCATTATCTGTGCAGATGTGGTGCTGACCCTTATTATTGTCGTTGTAACATACCGATGTGCCAGTTTTCGGCGTCAGAAGATAGATAATGGTAAGATGATGGTGAAGGTCTCACTGCTCCCTGGGAGCCCTTTTATTTGATCACGTTTTTACTATATTCATCAAACTGACTTCTTCTGTAACGTGTGCCTTTAGCATCAAGTGTATATACTTTCAACTGATAGCTTTTCTCCCTTATGCTGTCTCTTGTCTGATTTCTTCACAGCTCACAAAGTGTATATGAATGTCCGGGCCAACTGCAAGAGCTGAAAGGATGGTGCAATGCATGAAAACACTTTCAACTTTCTTGTAGAAAactgtttactttttttaaaaaaatcttctcTGAAAATTAGTTATAGAAAAATATCATTAACTATTACATTTTAAGTTAACATGAACACattgttttacacattttatattttacttcttAGCTAATTGTACTTAGACTTCAACCTGTTAATTCAtactacaaaaaataaataaaagagtcTCATAAATGGGATTTCATACTCAGCCACAATGTGGACTGTGATTTTAAATATGTTATAAAGTTATATAAGAtgtgtttcagtttatttagtAGAGACTTTGAAAAAGGCAGTCCAGTTTTATCTTCATAGTACCACTTCACAGCAACAATTGCCTCAAGGTACTGTTTATTGTAAAATAAGGACCCTACAATCATActgtattttaataatattaattgtgtgtgataataataattgtatATGGTTAACATTCAAATACACTGTTAAAAACCATCAAGGAAACATTTGAGCAATCTTAACTTTAGTTTTTTCTCTGATTTTGTATAATCAGCCCTCAAAGCATTGTTACAGCattttgtttacaaaaaataatatacaAGGATTCCAACTTGAGTATTTCATTCATGGACATCAGATGTGTGATTTAAATCTTCCTTTAATATTTTTCAGCAGTATTGTTTCATGTTAACCATAAACAATTTTGACACAGATTGTACTGGAGGATACAGCACCCCCTGAAGTTGGGTAGTGGTCGCAAACTATCTAAATAGTTTAACCGGGACCTGGAGATGTTGTCCAGATgttcatattatatttacaaactgtaaaatgtacaaaaagtaatgctaaaaaaaatgtaatgtccACTTTAGCACATTAATAAAAGAAAGCTAAAACATTCTTGTGTCTggtaagtttttctttttcttttttttttaaagatggagGAATATTTCATCTTCAAACATGTTCACAGAATACATTTATATGGTTTTTAGGCAGTTAACTTATTCTTGTTTTTCTACATTGTGTAGCTTCACAGATTTGTCAGTTGCTCGTTACTTTCCGTTTGCCTCTCCCTTTCATCTACTTTGTCATTCGGTAGCTGACATTTAAGACCTGATTAGATTTCAGACGTGTGAGACATGATTAGATTTGGAGCGTGGTTCCGCTGTGTGTCGAAGCCACTGTGTGGTTAACATGGCTCTACTTTATCCTTTCAGGCaaacacagaataaaaaatGCTAACCAAAGTGATTTCATATCTCTTTACTTATGTGTCTGATCTCAAGTACACAGTGTGCTTGATTGATGCACAGTGTCTCCTTTCAACCGTCCCTTATTACCTTGTGAGTCATTTACTTTCACAGTTTTGTGGATGGTGTCAACTTTAAAAGCTAAACTTCCGGTGATGTGTAGCAAATATGCCTTGCTGCCTGTTTCTTTGTTAAttaacagaaaatgttacacaaCACAACATTTCCTTgttcatctgtgtttgtgtaaaaaagtgtatttgaaattatttttatattttatattttatttattttatattatatttttaaaacagtcttccaagtaattaatttcTAAGTAATTGAATAAAGGTCAAGAGTGTCACCTAATAAGACATCAGATCAGGTTTATGCTCTGAGCCACCTGATCATCGCTATGTCTCCACTTCATTGGGCTCACATCGCCAAATTCACCTGTCACCCTCATTTATCAGACGTTACTTTTGGTGGGGAACTCTAGAAAGTGATGTTAAAGGCTATGTAGTTGCCTGTTCCACCAGTGCACGAAACAAAAACAGCACTCAATGACCATCAGGTTTACTTCAACCACTAACCACCCCCATAGACCTTGGTCACATATAACTTTAGACTTTGCTACCAGCGAGCCCGTTTCCTCCAGGAAGTCCGGAATTCTCCCTGCAATTGACAGGTTCTCCAAGTCAGGTCATTTTGTCTCTCTGGACAAACTCTCCTCTGCCTCCGAAAATGTCAAGCTCTTTGTTGATCATGTTTTCAGACTCCATATGGTCTCTGACAGAGGCCCTCAGTTCACTTCAGAGGTCTGGAAGACCTTCTGCACCACCCTGGGAGCCAAAGTAAGCCTTAGCACCGGATACCACCGGCTATCCAATGGTCAAACCGAGAGTTGTCGACATGTTTGGACCCGGACTCTGGAAGCATTACTAAGGACCGTTGATCGACAGCGCTGCTACGGGGATCGGCTGAGAAGACCAAACCCCAGTATGCACCAGGGCTTGCTGCCAGAGACATTCCTCTCAAATCACTCTCTCGCAAGCTCGCTCCACGCTTTATTGGATCATATGAAGTCGACACCTCCATGTTTTGCTCACCTCCAAGCAAGACTCCCACTATGTCCCCACATCTTATTATCTTGCTTCTCTATGCACCCAATAAAGTTTGTTAAAATCTTATCACTGTCCTGCtcgtgtctgcatttgggtccactccCGCATACTGGCCCCTGGGCCCCCTTGACACTTCCTACTCCTTCTTTGAACATGTTAAGTTATTTATTATGAttatgcttttctgttttcctcatgttttgttttgattgtggtttcttttttttcttgaatctgtaaagtgaaagtaaatacaaaacatCAAGGATGTTTTATTGGTAATTATCAGAAACAGTCAAAATGCTTGAATTTGTCTTGCAAAATAGTGAtactgaaaacatgaaaaacacaagTCTTGTTTCATGTTCATACATTCACTGATTCTGAATTTGTGCTCAATATATCACTGGGTCTCCTGATTCCTTCAAACGCAGCACCCAGTTGCTACTAATCCTCTTAATTACTACGGAACCAGTGATGTgtatatttggttaaatgtggGAATCTGCGTGACAATAACAGTGaaactttcatttttactgacggTACATCAGCCTTATAGATAAACCGGTGGTTTTATAGCGGCTCAGAGACTAGGTAGCTCTTACTGTGGCCAACCGCTTGCACTAAACCACAGGTCATGCGGAAACGCTCTATACAGAGATACCATCACACGCATTTCTGCAGAAACTGAAGGTGTAATGAAACTGACCTTACACAGCTCCTTATCTTTGCCTAGcctagattttatttttatgaaaacattgctaaaaattaaaattaaaataaattgaaggattaaagtcaaatattttctttttatagagcAGCATTCCTCACAAGAATGTGGCAAAAACAGAACCACCAGCTTCCTCTTCTCTGAGTGGACTCACTTCTCCTCCTGCTATCACAGTCATATGCTCACGAATCCTGACACCCTGACAACACTCCCTGTGGACAGCCCTTTACCAGAGAGCCCTTCTACCTTTCGATATCTAGGTGCGAGAGCCTAGCATCTCGAAAGAGAACAGAAGGACCGGAGGCTCTCACCCTCCCTGTCTCATTTCCTCTTAGACCAGAAACCAAAAACTTTAGAAGATGTCTGATGCTCTCTGTATTGTGGGTTCGTTGTTTGGTGAGTAGCGTATATTTTGGTTTTGAACATCTATAGCGATGGTAGCAAAGGAACACAGGACTAACCTCGATTCTTTTTATAACCTGAGGTTCGTTTATTCTTTGTCTCGCAGGCTCATCAGAAGGACAGCAAGGTATCTCGCTTTTCTAAACTCTTTGCTCCggtgtgatgtgtgtgtttggtttttgtatttCAATCATatgttgttgggggttttttgtttgttttttaacagaatGTGGTTCCTGTTACCTGATAAACATGGAATCTGTAATAGGCATTATTGCCTCTGACATCATCTTGACCATCTTCATCACTATTTCTGTATTTTGCTTTGCGACTCATCAGAGGAGAAAGAGGGAATGGGAATCACACAGTGGTGAGCACTGTATTTGTGTGCCTTTCTGTACATGTGTATGTTTGCCTAGAGGTGTTATGCCAAATGGGCATTAACGTGACACTTCTAAATCTCCTGTCAGGCAAAAGAAGTGCACCATCATCAatttcaaagaaaatggcaaCAGAGGTCACAGAATCTCCATACCAGGTGATGTATAGagtcttttaaaaataaaaaatgaatgacTAAAAACACACTTGAAACAGAACAATACATATAATGTATATTATACGTATTACaatgatgcattgctttgacTTTTCTGTAGGAGTTACATGGAGTCCAGTCAGATGTTTACAGTGAACTTCGGCACTATAGGAAATGACTGAATAACATAAAAAGTATCAAAGTGCTGACAATGTCCTGTTTGTAATTAGCTccacaatgtaaaatataaactaaGATTATGCTTTGTCACATTTACTCGCAAAAAAATTGTTTATTCTGCATTAATTGATTGATGTTTTATTCAGTGAGTACTGCCTGGCACTAAATGTAATCTTTGCTGCTTCACATTCTAGTTTTAGGCTGTTTtatgatatgtatttgtatttaacTAATAATAAATGAAACTACATTTTAAAACCAGATTTCTGGCTCAGACAGATCCTGTCAAGTCTTCAAAAGTAATTGCATTGCTTCATTTATGATTTAATTGATGTTGGCTTTATTTTCATCACTCTGACAGCTTACACCAACACACCCAGCACAGGTTAAatcaaaacatatttattttttacatttgtttgttgGATCAGAGAGAATGAAAATCTAATTTTGGATAGAAAAAGTCCCTGCAGCATCCGGATGTGGAAGCAAACTGTCTTGAGTTGAGTCTCCTGAGTCAACAGACAGTGATCCGTGATTCATAAGGAAGACATGCAATCTGAAAATAGAGAGGAAAAATGTTAAAACTGCAATCAGAACATGTGGAACACAAGCCAGATATAGAAAACCGGTTCATCTTATGTGAAGGAAATGTGAGTAATTAAGTCGGGCAATGTGGCATCAGTGGTTTTCTCAGTCAGGCTGGTTACTACTTGTAACCAAACTTGTAACAACTTGTAACCAGGTTGGTTACAAGTTTAACTAGTTAAACTTGAAATGTGATTCAAATCCAGAGGAAACTGACCTCTGTGTGCTCATCAAGCGACATGGTTCTTGGATGGAGTGGGCAAGCTGCTGCGCTCTTGTGGGACtaaagcaaagaaaagataGGATCACAAACACTGATATAACCCTCTGGAAACAGTCACTGTATGCATTACATTAGTAATTAAGAGAACAACACATTCTTACCAACTGGataggtttcagagctcatatATTCTCTGGTTTCTGTGGGAATATTAACAATTGTATAGCTTTTTATTTCTCACAGCATAACTCCTGGAAATATGTCATACAGAATATGGGCTTACCATCATAGTCCGTTTGTTTTTTGGTGCTCACTCCAGCCAGGCTGTCACTGCTGTCTTCCAAACTATCCCAATTTGGCCCTTCTCTGATTTGGCCATGGACCAACATACCACTCATCCCATTAACTTTTCCTCGTGTGGCCCACCTTTGGAGATTGGTGCTTTGACCGCCACCCTCCCGAGCATTTGTTATCCCTCCTTCCTCACTGTCTCTGCTTGCTTGGAGTTCTCCTTCAATCAAACTATGCTCCCTGTTCCCATGGTCCTGAACCAGGCTGCTGGTAATATCCATCGCTGCCATACTATCTTTGCCCACTACAGTCTCCTTCCTTGATGGAGCTTCATTTTTTGCCACAGCTCCAGGAATcatgatctcatcgctgtcaAGGTCTTTGGATACATCTAGGAAGAATGGAAGTCATTGCTATGCCATCTGAATTACCACATCCACGGCACTGATACAGACAGTTTGATTCATTCGGCTAATAATTTTGATTAAAAGCGCTGCACCTCTGCTTTCATCTCCATTTTTGTCAAACGCATCAGGTTCTGGAATATTAGAAAATATCTTTATTTATTGATATCGCTTACATTCTTTTTACTAAATTTGCACATCATCCGAATTGTTCACCTACCTGGACATCTGTTGGTTTCAGAGCTCTCTGTAGATTTGGCATCTGAGATATCTGTGAATGAATTTTTAGCCATTtattgaaaaagtaattgtgcttttttgtttgtttgagttcttttgttttgttcagtgTGCTTTTAGAGgctctttaaaaatgaaaaagtaaacaacaacaaaaaagtgtaCCGTCTGAGTCTTGCTTATTCACAGTGCCACATAGAGGGGTCCTTTGTGCTGCATTaaacaagtaaaagtaaacaacaaaaacagcacgATTACTAGAAATGTTTCTGTTCTCTTTAATGCACTCTGGATTATTTTTATAGAGAACCAACAGCAATTTGAGGATGTGAGTATATCTGAAAGCTACATTTGGAAGCACTGACCTGTGACGGCTGCAGGTGTGGTCCTTTCTGTAGTAACTGCTAGTGCATCTACAAATTTGCAATGAACAAGTCTTGTGATCATTTCAAACAACGGTACAAGCAGTATTTAGCTACATGAATAGTTCTTACCATGTAGAAAGCTTAACACACCTTCTTTGGAGGATTGCCCTGTTAGacagattttaattttattacaaAATTAACAGTTTCCTGAACAATATTCAATTATTTACTCTCTTTCAACGGTTTACCTTTGATAGaggctgccaccaccatatctGCAAATGGAAGCAGGAGCAGGCAACACAAGAGGCTGAAAAAATTATTCAAGATTTCAGTTAGAAAATACATACTTATATCAAAACTAATGCAATATCTTATTTGTGGCTAATAGGTGAAAGTAGCTTTAATTACagaagtttaaaatgcaaaataaatcaaTCCAGACTTA
The genomic region above belongs to Oreochromis niloticus isolate F11D_XX linkage group LG11, O_niloticus_UMD_NMBU, whole genome shotgun sequence and contains:
- the hcst gene encoding hematopoietic cell signal transducer: MAMANNKFLTVVLFGLFFSLAPALADSTVSCYRIEPGTIAGIICADVVLTLIIVVVTYRCASFRRQKIDNAHKVYMNVRANCKS
- the tyrobp gene encoding TYRO protein tyrosine kinase-binding protein, coding for MSDALCIVGSLFGSSEGQQECGSCYLINMESVIGIIASDIILTIFITISVFCFATHQRRKREWESHSGKRSAPSSISKKMATEVTESPYQELHGVQSDVYSELRHYRK
- the LOC102078727 gene encoding uncharacterized protein LOC102078727 isoform X1, which encodes MKILLCCLLLLPFADMVVAASIKGQSSKEGVLSFLHDALAVTTERTTPAAVTAQRTPLCGTVNKQDSDDISDAKSTESSETNRCPEPDAFDKNGDESRDVSKDLDSDEIMIPGAVAKNEAPSRKETVVGKDSMAAMDITSSLVQDHGNREHSLIEGELQASRDSEEGGITNAREGGGQSTNLQRWATRGKVNGMSGMLVHGQIREGPNWDSLEDSSDSLAGVSTKKQTDYDETREYMSSETYPVVPQERSSLPTPSKNHVA
- the LOC102078727 gene encoding uncharacterized protein LOC102078727 isoform X2 codes for the protein MKILLCCLLLLPFADMVVAASIKGQSSKEDALAVTTERTTPAAVTAQRTPLCGTVNKQDSDDISDAKSTESSETNRCPEPDAFDKNGDESRDVSKDLDSDEIMIPGAVAKNEAPSRKETVVGKDSMAAMDITSSLVQDHGNREHSLIEGELQASRDSEEGGITNAREGGGQSTNLQRWATRGKVNGMSGMLVHGQIREGPNWDSLEDSSDSLAGVSTKKQTDYDETREYMSSETYPVVPQERSSLPTPSKNHVA
- the LOC102078727 gene encoding uncharacterized protein LOC102078727 isoform X3: MKILLCCLLLLPFADMVVAASIKGQSSKEGVLSFLHDALAVTTERTTPAAVTAQRTPLCGTVNKQDSDDISDAKSTESSETNRCPEPDAFDKNGDESRDVSKDLDSDEIMIPGAVAKNEAPSRKETVVGKDSMAAMDITSSLVQDHGNREHSLIEGELQASRDSEEGGITNAREGGGQSTNLQRWATRGKVNGMSGMLVHGQIREGPNWDSLEDSSDSLAGVSTKKQTDYDVPQERSSLPTPSKNHVA